The following are encoded in a window of Rosa chinensis cultivar Old Blush chromosome 4, RchiOBHm-V2, whole genome shotgun sequence genomic DNA:
- the LOC112201074 gene encoding uncharacterized protein LOC112201074 has product MEESPYSSLGREEPEFILRDWAAKARGISRVNTNSRRFSASYIRSFIEDTGSFRSNITISSTASSPGYALRDEIDPASYSFTTALKALQARSAYNSWEALSPDGFALHSKWSCK; this is encoded by the exons ATGGAAGAATCCCCATATAGTTCCCTGGGACGAGAGGAACCTGAGTTCATCTTGAGAGATTGGGCTGCCAAGGCTAGAGGAATCAGCCGCGTAAACACGAATTCCAGAAGGTTCTCAGCATCCTACATTAGAAGCTTTATAGAAGACACAGGGTCTTTCAGATCAAACATTACCATCTCTAGCACTGCTTCTTCTCCTGGCTATGCCTTAAGAG ATGAAATTGACCCTGCATCTTACTCATTCACCACGGCCCTCAAAG CATTACAAGCAAGGTCTGCCTACAATAGTTGGGAGGCTTTATCCCCAGATGGGTTTGCTTTACATTCAAAGTGGTCTTGCAAATGa
- the LOC112199029 gene encoding probable LRR receptor-like serine/threonine-protein kinase At3g47570, with protein MGKLNVLQMVDLSWNQIRGSIPSIIGTFQSLNRLDLSNNIFVGHIPQSFSDLKGLEYLDLSYNRLSGTIPKSLEKLRYLNYLNFSFNKLSGEIPSGGPFVNFTDQSFLENGVLCGRSNFGVPPCKAHSKRKSNMAFHWLKYILPAIASTTILLGLILLWKQYHKRKASLPSSYEKSPLTEHKMVSYQELRLATNDFCGSNLIGVGSFGSVYKGLLSDGTVVAIKVLNLQMEGASKSFDAECKVLRTIRHRNLVKVITTCSSPEVRALVLQYMSNGSLEKWLYSHNYCLSILQRVSMLIDIASALEYLHHGQEETVVHCDVKPGNVLLDEDMVAHVADFGLAKILAKNKDATQTRTIGTVGYAAPEYGSTGTVSRSGDVYSFGIMLLEIMARKKPTDEMFAGGVTLRQWVNVSIPDNVLEVVDADLLSIEEGRDMYATESMLMSILEIGLRCSEVAAEDRMDIKDVVPKLKKIKLALQE; from the exons ATGGGAAAGCTTAATGTTCTTCAAATGGTTGATTTATCTTGGAACCAAATTAGGGGAAGTATTCCAAGCATCATTGGAACTTTTCAAAGCTTGAACCGGCTAGATCTGTCAAACAACATCTTTGTAGGACACATTCCACAAAGTTTCAGTGATCTGAAAGGTTTGGAATATTTGGATCTGTCATACAATAGATTGTCTGGCACAATACCAAAGTCTCTTGAAAAACTCAGGTATCTCAATTATCtgaatttctcatttaataaACTCTCTGGTGAGATTCCTTCTGGGGGACCGTTTGTCAACTTCACTGATCAATCATTTTTGGAGAATGGAGTACTTTGCGGCAGATCAAATTTTGGAGTCCCACCATGTAAGGCTCATAGCAAAAGGAAATCAAATATGGCTTTTCATTGGCTCAAATATATTCTTCCAGCAATTGCATCCACAACAATTCTCCTGGGTCTTATTCTACTGTGGAAACAGTATCATAAACGGAAAGCATCATTGCCAAGTTCCTATGAAAAGTCACCATTAACAGAGCACAAAATGGTATCATATCAAGAACTCCGCCTTGCTACAAATGACTTCTGCGGAAGCAACTTAATTGGAGTGGGAAGTTTTGGCTCTGTGTACAAGGGATTGCTCTCTGATGGGACAGTTGTTGCTATAAAGGTTCTAAATTTGCAAATGGAAGGGGCCTCCAAAAGTTTTGATGCAGAATGCAAGGTGTTGCGAACAATCCGGCATAGGAATCTTGTAAAGGTCATAACTACATGTTCTAGCCCTGAGGTCAGAGCTTTGGTGCTGCAGTACATGTCTAATGGCAGTCTTGAGAAGTGGTTATACTCTCACAACTACTGTCTCAGTATTCTGCAAAGAGTAAGCATGTTGATCGATATTGCATCTGCTTTGGAATATCTCCATCATGGTCAAGAAGAAACTGTGGTGCATTGTGATGTGAAGCCTGGCAATGTCCTTCTTGATGAAGACATGGTTGCACATGTTGCAGACTTCGGTCTTGCAAAAATTTTAGCAAAAAACAAAGACGCAACACAGACAAGAACCATCGGTACTGTGGGCTATGCAGCACCAG AGTATGGTTCTACAGGAACAGTGTCCAGAAGTGGCGATGTTTATAGCTTCGGGATAATGTTGCTAGAAATAATGGCGAGAAAGAAACCAACTGATGAAATGTTTGCTGGAGGAGTGACTTTGAGGCAATGGGTAAATGTGTCTATCCCTGACAATGTTCTAGAAGTGGTGGATGCTGACTTATTGAGCATAGAAGAGGGAAGAGACATGTATGCCACAGAATCTATGCTTATGTCCATCCTGGAAATAGGCTTGAGGTGTTCCGAAGTAGCAGCAGAGGATAGAATGGACATTAAGGATGTGGTGcccaagctcaagaaaataaaactgGCACTACAAGAATGA